A region from the Silene latifolia isolate original U9 population chromosome 7, ASM4854445v1, whole genome shotgun sequence genome encodes:
- the LOC141591469 gene encoding uncharacterized protein LOC141591469, with the protein MQMPPKKELEDEILSQEQMVAIISKIKKNATPAVSGAVGEIFKIEKSLAVKRSKDNDKDLEQYTVELHTINQLKHPNIIKFRGSCHYKAYNYLFLELCHRNLTAAIKGGELTLEEIIKIAIGVAQGMEHMHNLRIAHCDLKPDNIMLTQDDEVKLIDFGAATKFNKEGDIGTPGYFLEGKKETKEKACAERDIYSYGTILLQLLRGDADVITQKGKSVSYQEHALSVDDNKLARPGLLLTEGNKTEDKKTKVEKKVMNLVQLTKRCINKDLRSRPKVKEILDKLRELLLDD; encoded by the exons ATGCAGATGCCTCCGAAAAAAGAATTAGAAGATGAAATATTATCACAAGAGCAAATGGTCGCCATcatctcaaaaatcaaaaaaaacgCAACACCAGCAGTTTCAGGAGCTGTTGGCGAAATCTTCAAAATCGAGAAATCCTTGGCCGTGAAAAGATCCAAAGATAATGACAAAGATCTTGAACAGTATACG GTGGAGCTACATACTATCAACCAACTCAAGCACCCAAATATAATCAAATTTAGAGGGAGCTGTCATTATAAAGCTTATAATTACCTCTTCTTGGAACTCTGCCATAGAAACTTGACTGCCGCAATTAAAG GTGGAGAGTTAACTTTGGAAGAAATTATTAAAATTGCAATCGGAGTGGCTCAAGGAATGGAGCATATGCATAACTTACGCATAGCTCACTGCGATCTAAAACCGGATAACATCATGCTTACACAG GATGATGAGGTAAAACTCATTGACTTTGGAGCAGCCACTAAGTTCAACAAGGAGGGAGACATAGGAACGCCTGGATACTTCCTCGAAG GaaaaaaagaaacgaaagaaaAGGCTTGTGCTGAAAGGGACATCTACTCCTATGGCACTATACTATTACAACTACTTAGAGGAGATGCAGATGTAATAACGCAAAAAGGTAAAAGTGTAAGCTATCAAGAACATGCCTTGAGTGTGGATGATAATAAACTCGCTAGACCGGGATTACTACTCACAGAAGGTAACAAGACGGAAGATAAGAAGACGAAAGTAGagaagaaagtgatgaacctGGTCCAACTCACTAAACGCTGCATTAACAAAGACCTTCGTTCAAGACCGAAGGTCAAAGAAATTCTCGACAAGCTGAGAGAGTTGCTTTTAGACGATTAA